One window of the Natronomonas marina genome contains the following:
- a CDS encoding GTP cyclohydrolase III gives MTNTQLTLIQIDNYGPWTVTPEPRREVDLQTMQSRLYADLSQLFGNREGYVFFTRFDNMVAVTNGLDVDDHALIQESIANRYPVTVSLSIAVDPSPAEALGVATSQLQDAGSAQDRGRTEILKGTPLADTERAGTDVQIAHFDVNDATGKYTDRLNEFDSFINIEQGYAELMRYMRRAHDSLSFFVGGDNIIAVCEAIDQEGYADAVEHVHESVGVDLKVGVGRAETAQEAGMAAKHALETCREETTDVEFAE, from the coding sequence GTGACGAACACGCAGTTGACGCTCATCCAGATAGACAACTACGGTCCCTGGACCGTGACGCCGGAGCCCCGCCGGGAGGTGGACCTCCAGACGATGCAGTCGCGGCTCTACGCGGACCTCTCACAGCTGTTCGGCAACCGCGAGGGGTACGTCTTCTTCACCCGATTCGACAACATGGTCGCGGTGACCAACGGCCTCGACGTCGACGACCACGCGCTGATTCAGGAGTCCATCGCCAACCGCTACCCGGTGACGGTCAGCCTGTCGATCGCGGTCGACCCCTCGCCGGCCGAGGCACTCGGCGTCGCCACCAGCCAGCTTCAGGATGCCGGCAGCGCACAGGACCGGGGCCGGACCGAGATACTGAAGGGGACGCCGCTGGCCGACACCGAGCGGGCCGGCACCGATGTCCAGATCGCCCACTTCGACGTCAACGACGCCACCGGCAAGTACACCGACCGCCTCAACGAGTTCGACTCCTTCATCAACATCGAGCAGGGGTACGCCGAGTTGATGCGGTACATGCGGCGGGCCCACGACTCGCTGTCGTTCTTCGTCGGCGGCGACAACATCATCGCGGTCTGTGAGGCGATCGACCAGGAGGGCTACGCCGACGCCGTGGAACACGTCCACGAGTCGGTCGGCGTCGACCTGAAGGTCGGCGTCGGGCGCGCGGAAACCGCCCAGGAAGCCGGCATGGCCGCCAAACACGCCCTCGAGACCTGCCGGGAGGAGACCACCGACGTCGAGTTCGCCGAGTGA
- a CDS encoding DUF5785 family protein, with product MDWPHDPDGEEGSEGMRKYGQAILAKKLDEDEDFPLEKAEFVEAHGDEPVRLNHERVVSVADIFENVEETEFEDIVAFHKAVGRAMRGAGMWEIDVEKHA from the coding sequence ATGGACTGGCCGCACGACCCCGACGGCGAGGAGGGTTCGGAGGGGATGCGCAAGTACGGACAGGCGATACTCGCAAAGAAGCTCGACGAGGACGAGGACTTCCCGCTGGAGAAAGCCGAGTTCGTCGAGGCGCACGGCGACGAACCGGTCCGGCTCAACCACGAGCGGGTCGTCAGCGTCGCCGACATCTTCGAGAACGTCGAGGAGACGGAGTTCGAGGACATCGTCGCCTTCCACAAGGCCGTCGGCCGGGCGATGCGCGGGGCGGGGATGTGGGAGATAGACGTCGAAAAACACGCCTGA